CAGAAGAACGCCTGGCTCCAAACGCGGACAGGCGCGATCGTGGGCCGGAAATCAGCGGAAAAGTTCGGCTGGAAGATCGGCGATCGCATTCCAATCCAGGCCACGATCTGGGTCAAGGAAGGCGGCCAGCGAACCTGGGAATTCGATCTGGTCGGGATTTACGACGGCGCGAAGAAGGGCACAGACACCACCTCGCTTTACTTCCGCTACGATTACTTTGATGAGGCGCGCGCCTTCGCGAAGGGCACGGTGGGCTGGTACATCGTGCGCGTCGCTGATCCCAACAAGGCGGCGGACGCGGCGAAACTGATCGACAACGAATTCATGAATTCGCCGGCGGAGACCAAAGCGGAAACGGAGGGCGCCTTCGTGCAAGGTTTCGCCAAGCAGGTTGGAAACGTGGGCGCGATCTTGACGGCCATTTTGAGCGCCGTGTTCTTCACGATTTTGCTCGTGGCCGGCAACACCATGGCTCAAGCGGTGCGCGAGCGGACGGAGGAGCTGGCCGTGCTCAAAGCGCTGGGTTTCACGAACGGCCAAGTGCTGGGCATTGTGCTAACCGAGTCTTGCGTGCTGGCCGCCCTGGGAGGCGGGCTTGGTCTGGGGCTGGCGTGGATTGCCATTTCCCAAGGTGATCCCACGGGAGGAGCTTTCCCGATGTTTCACTTGCCGACAAAGGACCTGGGCATCGGATTCGTCTTGGTCGGGGCGCTTGGGGCGATCGCGGGTTTGTTTCCCGCGCTTCAAGCCATGCGGCTGCGCATCGCCGAGGCTCTGAGGAGGATGTGACATGACCAATCCGCTCAATTGGTTTTCGCAGATCATTTCTGTGGTGACGTTTGGGATTCTCACCGTGCCGCAGCGGAAAGGGTCGGCGGCCGCTTCGGTGTTTGGCACGGCCGGCGTGGTGGGGGTGCTCGTGGGAGTGCTCTCGATCGCGCAAGGCTTTCGCGCGGTCATGAAGAACACCGGGGATCCGAGCGTGGCCATGGTCATGCGCAGCGGTTCGGACAGCGAAATGATGAGCGTTTTGGGCGGGAACGAAGCGCGCATCATCGCGGATTTTCCAGGCGTCGCGCGCGGCGCGGAGGGCCCGCTGGCGTCGGCGGAGCTGTTCGTGGTCATCAACCTGCCGAAGCGGTCCACGGGGACCGACGCCAACGTGCCGTTGCGCGGGGTCGAACCCGCGGCCTTCCAGGTTCATAGCGCGATCCAGATCATCGACGGGCGGAAGTTTGACACGGGGCGCAACGAAATCATCGTCGGAGTCGGGGCGTTGGGAGAATTCGCCGGACTCAATCTGGGGTCGAAGCTGAGCGTGGGGCGGAATGAATGGACGGTGGTCGGGATTTTCACAGCGAACGGCGGCATTGCCGAGTCGGAAATCTGGACCGACGCCACCGTCCTGCAAGGCGCTTATCAGGGCGGCAACTCGTTCCAATCCGTCTTTGTCCGGCTCAATTCGCCGGGCGCATTTCAGGAATTCAAAGACGCGCTGACGTCCGATCCGCGGGTGAACGTCAAGGTCGTTCGCCAGAACGAATATTACGCCGAACAATCCACGATCCTCTATAATTTGATCACGGGCCTCGGTTCTTTGATCGCGGCGCTCATGGCCGTCGGCGCCATTTTCGGGGCTTTGAACACGATGTACACCGCCGTGGCCTCCCGGACGCGGGAGATCGCGACGCTGCGCGCGCTGGGGTTCAGGAGCGGTCCCGTCGTGATTTCGGTTTTGATCGAATCGTTGATCCTCTCGTTGCTCGGCGGGGCGATTGGCGCGGCGCTGGCCTATTTCGCGTTCGACGGATTCCGGACTTCGACGTTGAACTGGCAAAGCTTCAGCCAGGTGACTTTTGCGTTTGACGTGACGCAGCAGCTTTTGGTGCAAGGGGCGGTGTATGCTGCCGTGATCGGCTTGTTCGGCGGGTTGTTCCCGGCGATCCGCGCGGCGCGTTTGCCCGTCGCCTCGGCGTTGCGGGAACTGTAGGGCGGTAGGGCGGCCGGATGACCGTCTCGGCGAGCCGATCGACGCGCTTGGATACGTCTGTCTCGGCTCGCTGAGAACAGGTTCGCCATCGCGAGTATGGACAGTTCCCACGGTCTCTCATGTTTTAGGGTCAAGACCTACCTTCGCCGGGCCGGAGAGCTGCTGTTAGAATGCTCACGGGAAACGATTCGCGTTTTCGACGCGGCCGTTACCGCAGGAAAGAGCATATGAAGAATCACGCAAACTCAAAGGCGCAACGGCTGGTTGCTTTGTGCGCCGCAACCACACTGCTGGCCCTCCCAACGATCGCGCTCGGTCGAAC
The DNA window shown above is from Verrucomicrobiota bacterium and carries:
- a CDS encoding ABC transporter permease encodes the protein MKFLYLIWSNLKRRKLRTILTVLSILVAFVLYGFLCAIGEALVGGVNVTAADRLIVRHRVSLTQLLPGSYQDRIARVPGVAKVTHATWFGGIYQDPKNFFAQMPVEPEEHLDLYPEFILPEDQKNAWLQTRTGAIVGRKSAEKFGWKIGDRIPIQATIWVKEGGQRTWEFDLVGIYDGAKKGTDTTSLYFRYDYFDEARAFAKGTVGWYIVRVADPNKAADAAKLIDNEFMNSPAETKAETEGAFVQGFAKQVGNVGAILTAILSAVFFTILLVAGNTMAQAVRERTEELAVLKALGFTNGQVLGIVLTESCVLAALGGGLGLGLAWIAISQGDPTGGAFPMFHLPTKDLGIGFVLVGALGAIAGLFPALQAMRLRIAEALRRM
- a CDS encoding FtsX-like permease family protein, giving the protein MTNPLNWFSQIISVVTFGILTVPQRKGSAAASVFGTAGVVGVLVGVLSIAQGFRAVMKNTGDPSVAMVMRSGSDSEMMSVLGGNEARIIADFPGVARGAEGPLASAELFVVINLPKRSTGTDANVPLRGVEPAAFQVHSAIQIIDGRKFDTGRNEIIVGVGALGEFAGLNLGSKLSVGRNEWTVVGIFTANGGIAESEIWTDATVLQGAYQGGNSFQSVFVRLNSPGAFQEFKDALTSDPRVNVKVVRQNEYYAEQSTILYNLITGLGSLIAALMAVGAIFGALNTMYTAVASRTREIATLRALGFRSGPVVISVLIESLILSLLGGAIGAALAYFAFDGFRTSTLNWQSFSQVTFAFDVTQQLLVQGAVYAAVIGLFGGLFPAIRAARLPVASALREL